A part of Carassius carassius chromosome 4, fCarCar2.1, whole genome shotgun sequence genomic DNA contains:
- the LOC132139677 gene encoding P2X purinoceptor 1-like isoform X4, whose protein sequence is MYEKGYQVVDTAIGSVFTKMKGVAFTNISKKERIWDVADYVFPEQGDSSFVVMTNYIATVGQKQDKCPELPDGKNTCNSDADCDEGKYKRMGNGHMTGRCIKNTSTCEIYSWCPVEDDRKIPDPPVLLTAENYTLFIKNSITFPQFNVVRSNLVESVNQSYINKCLYHPQTDPLCPIFRLGDIVERSGFSFSEIARVGGAIGVLIDWDCNLDLSVRQCKPNYEFYGLYGTGKNGDKEDKPSLGYNFRYAKYYVENGEERRTLMKVFGVRIDIIVHGQAGKFDIIPTLTAIGSGVGIFGVATVVCDMLLLYLVPKRNFYKNMKFKNTEILEEKPALPQSKTERDLSKE, encoded by the exons ATGTATGAGAAAGGCTACCAGGTAGTAGATACTGCCATAGGCTCCGTCTTCACCAAAATGAAGGGAGTGGCATTTACAAATATCAGCAAAAAGGAGCGGATATGGGATGTAGCTGATTATGTTTTTCCGGAACAG GGTGACTCGTCTTTTGTTGTGATGACGAACTACATTGCCACTGTGGGACAGAAACAGGACAAATGTCCTGAG CTGCCAGATGGGAAGAACACATGCAATTCTGATGCAGACTGTGATGAAGGCAAATACAAACGTATGGGAAATG GGCACATGACGGGCAGATGTATAAAAAATACAAGTACTTGTGAGATCTACTCCTGGTGTCCAGTCGAAGACGACCGTAAAATACCAGA CCCTCCAGTCCTGCTGACAGCAGAAAACTACACACTGTTCATCAAAAACTCTATTACCTTTCCCCAGTTTAATGTAGTAAG aaGTAACTTGGTGGAGAGTGTGAATCAGAGTTACATCAATAAGTGTTTGTATCATCCCCAGACTGATCCACTGTGTCCTATCTTCAGACTGGGAGACATTGTTGAGCGTTCTGGGTTCAGTTTCTCAGAGATAGCTCGCGTG GGTGGTGCTATAGGAGTCCTCATCGACTGGGACTGCAATCTGGACCTGAGTGTAAGACAATGCAAACCAAACTATGAATTCTATGGTCTTTATGGAACGGGGAAAAATGGGGACAAAGAAGACAAACCATCATTGGGATACAATTTTAG ATACGCTAAATATTATGTGGAGAATGGGGAGGAAAGGAGAACGCTAATGAAGGTGTTTGGTGTACGCATAGACATCATTGTCCATGGACAG GCAGGAAAATTTGATATCATCCCTACGCTGACGGCCATAGGCTCAGGAGTGGGAATCTTTGGAGTG GCAACCGTTGTGTGCGATATGCTGCTCCTATATTTAGTTCCAAAGAGAAATTTctacaaaaacatgaaattcaaGAATACAGAAATCTTGGAAGAG AAGCCAGCCTTGCCCCAGTCAAAGACAGAAAGAGATCTATCGAAG GAGTGA
- the LOC132139677 gene encoding P2X purinoceptor 1-like isoform X3, translating to MKSQIRRTFSDFFFEYETPRQVLVRNKRVAVVCRIIQMGVLAYIIGWVFMYEKGYQVVDTAIGSVFTKMKGVAFTNISKKERIWDVADYVFPEQGDSSFVVMTNYIATVGQKQDKCPELPDGKNTCNSDADCDEGKYKRMGNGHMTGRCIKNTSTCEIYSWCPVEDDRKIPDPPVLLTAENYTLFIKNSITFPQFNVVRSNLVESVNQSYINKCLYHPQTDPLCPIFRLGDIVERSGFSFSEIARVGGAIGVLIDWDCNLDLSVRQCKPNYEFYGLYGTGKNGDKEDKPSLGYNFRYAKYYVENGEERRTLMKVFGVRIDIIVHGQAGKFDIIPTLTAIGSGVGIFGVATVVCDMLLLYLVPKRNFYKNMKFKNTEILEEE from the exons ATGAAATCTCAAATAAGGAGAACGTTTTCAGACTTTTTCTTTGAATACGAAACTCCTAGACAGGTTCTGGTCAGGAACAAAAGAGTTGCAGTTGTGTGCCGAATCATCCAAATGGGTGTTCTAGCTTATATCATTGg gtggGTGTTCATGTATGAGAAAGGCTACCAGGTAGTAGATACTGCCATAGGCTCCGTCTTCACCAAAATGAAGGGAGTGGCATTTACAAATATCAGCAAAAAGGAGCGGATATGGGATGTAGCTGATTATGTTTTTCCGGAACAG GGTGACTCGTCTTTTGTTGTGATGACGAACTACATTGCCACTGTGGGACAGAAACAGGACAAATGTCCTGAG CTGCCAGATGGGAAGAACACATGCAATTCTGATGCAGACTGTGATGAAGGCAAATACAAACGTATGGGAAATG GGCACATGACGGGCAGATGTATAAAAAATACAAGTACTTGTGAGATCTACTCCTGGTGTCCAGTCGAAGACGACCGTAAAATACCAGA CCCTCCAGTCCTGCTGACAGCAGAAAACTACACACTGTTCATCAAAAACTCTATTACCTTTCCCCAGTTTAATGTAGTAAG aaGTAACTTGGTGGAGAGTGTGAATCAGAGTTACATCAATAAGTGTTTGTATCATCCCCAGACTGATCCACTGTGTCCTATCTTCAGACTGGGAGACATTGTTGAGCGTTCTGGGTTCAGTTTCTCAGAGATAGCTCGCGTG GGTGGTGCTATAGGAGTCCTCATCGACTGGGACTGCAATCTGGACCTGAGTGTAAGACAATGCAAACCAAACTATGAATTCTATGGTCTTTATGGAACGGGGAAAAATGGGGACAAAGAAGACAAACCATCATTGGGATACAATTTTAG ATACGCTAAATATTATGTGGAGAATGGGGAGGAAAGGAGAACGCTAATGAAGGTGTTTGGTGTACGCATAGACATCATTGTCCATGGACAG GCAGGAAAATTTGATATCATCCCTACGCTGACGGCCATAGGCTCAGGAGTGGGAATCTTTGGAGTG GCAACCGTTGTGTGCGATATGCTGCTCCTATATTTAGTTCCAAAGAGAAATTTctacaaaaacatgaaattcaaGAATACAGAAATCTTGGAAGAG GAGTGA
- the LOC132139677 gene encoding P2X purinoceptor 1-like isoform X1, with product MKSQIRRTFSDFFFEYETPRQVLVRNKRVAVVCRIIQMGVLAYIIGWVFMYEKGYQVVDTAIGSVFTKMKGVAFTNISKKERIWDVADYVFPEQGDSSFVVMTNYIATVGQKQDKCPELPDGKNTCNSDADCDEGKYKRMGNGHMTGRCIKNTSTCEIYSWCPVEDDRKIPDPPVLLTAENYTLFIKNSITFPQFNVVRSNLVESVNQSYINKCLYHPQTDPLCPIFRLGDIVERSGFSFSEIARVGGAIGVLIDWDCNLDLSVRQCKPNYEFYGLYGTGKNGDKEDKPSLGYNFRYAKYYVENGEERRTLMKVFGVRIDIIVHGQAGKFDIIPTLTAIGSGVGIFGVATVVCDMLLLYLVPKRNFYKNMKFKNTEILEEKPALPQSKTERDLSKE from the exons ATGAAATCTCAAATAAGGAGAACGTTTTCAGACTTTTTCTTTGAATACGAAACTCCTAGACAGGTTCTGGTCAGGAACAAAAGAGTTGCAGTTGTGTGCCGAATCATCCAAATGGGTGTTCTAGCTTATATCATTGg gtggGTGTTCATGTATGAGAAAGGCTACCAGGTAGTAGATACTGCCATAGGCTCCGTCTTCACCAAAATGAAGGGAGTGGCATTTACAAATATCAGCAAAAAGGAGCGGATATGGGATGTAGCTGATTATGTTTTTCCGGAACAG GGTGACTCGTCTTTTGTTGTGATGACGAACTACATTGCCACTGTGGGACAGAAACAGGACAAATGTCCTGAG CTGCCAGATGGGAAGAACACATGCAATTCTGATGCAGACTGTGATGAAGGCAAATACAAACGTATGGGAAATG GGCACATGACGGGCAGATGTATAAAAAATACAAGTACTTGTGAGATCTACTCCTGGTGTCCAGTCGAAGACGACCGTAAAATACCAGA CCCTCCAGTCCTGCTGACAGCAGAAAACTACACACTGTTCATCAAAAACTCTATTACCTTTCCCCAGTTTAATGTAGTAAG aaGTAACTTGGTGGAGAGTGTGAATCAGAGTTACATCAATAAGTGTTTGTATCATCCCCAGACTGATCCACTGTGTCCTATCTTCAGACTGGGAGACATTGTTGAGCGTTCTGGGTTCAGTTTCTCAGAGATAGCTCGCGTG GGTGGTGCTATAGGAGTCCTCATCGACTGGGACTGCAATCTGGACCTGAGTGTAAGACAATGCAAACCAAACTATGAATTCTATGGTCTTTATGGAACGGGGAAAAATGGGGACAAAGAAGACAAACCATCATTGGGATACAATTTTAG ATACGCTAAATATTATGTGGAGAATGGGGAGGAAAGGAGAACGCTAATGAAGGTGTTTGGTGTACGCATAGACATCATTGTCCATGGACAG GCAGGAAAATTTGATATCATCCCTACGCTGACGGCCATAGGCTCAGGAGTGGGAATCTTTGGAGTG GCAACCGTTGTGTGCGATATGCTGCTCCTATATTTAGTTCCAAAGAGAAATTTctacaaaaacatgaaattcaaGAATACAGAAATCTTGGAAGAG AAGCCAGCCTTGCCCCAGTCAAAGACAGAAAGAGATCTATCGAAG GAGTGA
- the LOC132139677 gene encoding P2X purinoceptor 1-like isoform X2: protein MKSQIRRTFSDFFFEYETPRQVLVRNKRVAVVCRIIQMGVLAYIIGWVFMYEKGYQVVDTAIGSVFTKMKGVAFTNISKKERIWDVADYVFPEQGDSSFVVMTNYIATVGQKQDKCPELPDGKNTCNSDADCDEGKYKRHMTGRCIKNTSTCEIYSWCPVEDDRKIPDPPVLLTAENYTLFIKNSITFPQFNVVRSNLVESVNQSYINKCLYHPQTDPLCPIFRLGDIVERSGFSFSEIARVGGAIGVLIDWDCNLDLSVRQCKPNYEFYGLYGTGKNGDKEDKPSLGYNFRYAKYYVENGEERRTLMKVFGVRIDIIVHGQAGKFDIIPTLTAIGSGVGIFGVATVVCDMLLLYLVPKRNFYKNMKFKNTEILEEKPALPQSKTERDLSKE from the exons ATGAAATCTCAAATAAGGAGAACGTTTTCAGACTTTTTCTTTGAATACGAAACTCCTAGACAGGTTCTGGTCAGGAACAAAAGAGTTGCAGTTGTGTGCCGAATCATCCAAATGGGTGTTCTAGCTTATATCATTGg gtggGTGTTCATGTATGAGAAAGGCTACCAGGTAGTAGATACTGCCATAGGCTCCGTCTTCACCAAAATGAAGGGAGTGGCATTTACAAATATCAGCAAAAAGGAGCGGATATGGGATGTAGCTGATTATGTTTTTCCGGAACAG GGTGACTCGTCTTTTGTTGTGATGACGAACTACATTGCCACTGTGGGACAGAAACAGGACAAATGTCCTGAG CTGCCAGATGGGAAGAACACATGCAATTCTGATGCAGACTGTGATGAAGGCAAATACAAAC GGCACATGACGGGCAGATGTATAAAAAATACAAGTACTTGTGAGATCTACTCCTGGTGTCCAGTCGAAGACGACCGTAAAATACCAGA CCCTCCAGTCCTGCTGACAGCAGAAAACTACACACTGTTCATCAAAAACTCTATTACCTTTCCCCAGTTTAATGTAGTAAG aaGTAACTTGGTGGAGAGTGTGAATCAGAGTTACATCAATAAGTGTTTGTATCATCCCCAGACTGATCCACTGTGTCCTATCTTCAGACTGGGAGACATTGTTGAGCGTTCTGGGTTCAGTTTCTCAGAGATAGCTCGCGTG GGTGGTGCTATAGGAGTCCTCATCGACTGGGACTGCAATCTGGACCTGAGTGTAAGACAATGCAAACCAAACTATGAATTCTATGGTCTTTATGGAACGGGGAAAAATGGGGACAAAGAAGACAAACCATCATTGGGATACAATTTTAG ATACGCTAAATATTATGTGGAGAATGGGGAGGAAAGGAGAACGCTAATGAAGGTGTTTGGTGTACGCATAGACATCATTGTCCATGGACAG GCAGGAAAATTTGATATCATCCCTACGCTGACGGCCATAGGCTCAGGAGTGGGAATCTTTGGAGTG GCAACCGTTGTGTGCGATATGCTGCTCCTATATTTAGTTCCAAAGAGAAATTTctacaaaaacatgaaattcaaGAATACAGAAATCTTGGAAGAG AAGCCAGCCTTGCCCCAGTCAAAGACAGAAAGAGATCTATCGAAG GAGTGA